Proteins from a single region of Bacteroidota bacterium:
- a CDS encoding BatA domain-containing protein yields MMKFVNPLFLFALFSLAIPIIIHLFNFRKFKRIYFTNVRLLKEVNLDTKARNKLKNLLILACRLLTVFFLVSAFAQPYIPQENAAIRTGDKAVSIFIDNSFSMDAIGKNGTLLDEAKKNAKEIAAAYKATDRFQLLTNDFEGRHQRLVNREEFLSLVDEVKSSPSVRTLSEITKRQQDALNTEPGIQPGNKQAFIISDFQKTITDPAKIKTDSSIVFKTLQLFAQSRNNIFVDSAWFSSPVRNLNSPEQLHIRIRSKSDQEMVNVPMRLYLNGEARTPSSFSIQPNGTIDTSIYFTIREPGLQQGLVEINDDQVTFDDRLYFSFNVLKAIPILSVNPSPDDARIHLPAGLDYPDSLFGKDSSFKFTESEEKKLDYSSFSGFRFIVLNNLPEISSGLATELKNFVNQGGSIFIFPGENINLASYNDLLSQVNAGMIQARDTMNTVVDRLSYDHPLYQGVFEKQSGNIDLPVVYDHYKIVTGSRTTGEPLMHLRNGDPFVVDWRSGKGSVYLCAVPTLDAWSNFPQHALFVPTLDQAAYFSEPQGNLFYTIGSDENIDIGDPGVAGENAFHLSNPKLSFDVIPVHTIIDGHTILDVHREVKDPGNYIVKLGPDNVGGISFNYDRKESDLSTNTSDELSESFATAGLKNFSALENDGKGITAALTEIDNGKRYWKICIWLSLLFLLGEILIIRFWKNSAITTKIKTTPITR; encoded by the coding sequence TTGATGAAGTTTGTTAATCCTCTTTTTCTTTTTGCGCTTTTTTCTCTTGCGATCCCCATTATTATTCATCTTTTCAATTTCAGAAAATTCAAGCGGATCTATTTCACGAATGTCCGCCTGCTGAAAGAAGTGAATCTCGATACTAAAGCAAGAAATAAACTCAAGAATCTTCTCATCCTCGCCTGCCGGCTCCTAACTGTTTTCTTTCTCGTATCTGCATTCGCGCAACCTTACATTCCACAGGAGAATGCTGCCATTCGCACCGGCGACAAAGCGGTAAGTATTTTTATTGATAATTCCTTTAGCATGGATGCGATCGGGAAAAACGGGACGCTCCTCGATGAGGCGAAAAAAAATGCGAAGGAAATTGCAGCCGCGTATAAAGCCACCGATCGGTTCCAGTTGCTTACGAATGATTTTGAAGGAAGGCATCAGCGCCTTGTGAATCGCGAAGAATTTCTTTCGCTCGTGGATGAAGTGAAATCTTCTCCTTCAGTACGCACACTTTCAGAGATCACCAAACGGCAACAGGATGCACTGAATACAGAACCGGGAATTCAGCCGGGAAATAAACAGGCATTCATCATCAGCGATTTTCAGAAGACGATCACCGATCCGGCAAAAATAAAAACCGACTCTTCCATAGTTTTCAAAACACTACAGCTTTTTGCGCAAAGCAGGAATAATATTTTTGTTGACTCGGCATGGTTCTCTTCGCCCGTGCGCAATCTGAATTCACCGGAACAATTACACATTCGCATTCGCAGCAAATCAGACCAGGAAATGGTGAACGTGCCCATGCGGCTTTACCTGAACGGGGAAGCGCGCACACCTTCTTCATTCAGCATTCAACCGAATGGAACCATAGACACTTCCATTTATTTTACCATTCGTGAACCGGGCTTGCAACAGGGCCTCGTGGAGATCAATGACGACCAGGTGACCTTTGATGACCGGTTGTATTTTTCATTCAACGTTTTAAAAGCGATTCCGATTCTTTCTGTAAATCCATCGCCAGATGATGCCAGAATTCATTTGCCCGCAGGCCTTGATTACCCGGATTCACTTTTCGGAAAAGATTCATCTTTTAAATTCACTGAATCGGAAGAAAAAAAACTCGACTACTCTTCCTTCTCCGGTTTCCGTTTTATTGTGCTGAATAATCTTCCGGAAATTTCTTCCGGGCTTGCAACAGAACTGAAAAATTTTGTGAACCAGGGCGGAAGTATTTTTATTTTTCCGGGAGAGAATATCAACCTTGCTTCTTACAATGATCTGCTCAGCCAGGTGAATGCCGGAATGATCCAGGCAAGAGATACGATGAACACGGTGGTGGACCGGCTGAGTTATGATCACCCGCTTTACCAGGGAGTTTTTGAAAAACAATCGGGCAATATTGATCTTCCTGTTGTTTACGATCATTATAAAATTGTTACCGGATCGCGCACTACAGGTGAACCGCTCATGCACCTGCGCAATGGCGATCCGTTCGTGGTGGACTGGCGCTCCGGAAAAGGAAGTGTTTATCTCTGCGCTGTTCCTACGCTTGATGCGTGGAGTAATTTTCCGCAGCACGCCCTATTCGTTCCCACGCTCGATCAGGCGGCTTATTTCAGCGAACCGCAGGGAAATTTATTTTACACGATCGGTTCCGATGAAAATATTGACATTGGTGATCCCGGTGTAGCGGGCGAAAATGCTTTTCATCTTTCCAATCCGAAATTAAGTTTCGATGTCATTCCCGTGCATACCATCATTGACGGGCACACGATCCTTGATGTGCATCGCGAAGTAAAAGATCCTGGAAATTACATTGTAAAATTAGGGCCCGATAACGTGGGCGGAATTTCTTTCAATTACGACCGGAAAGAATCGGACCTCAGTACAAATACGAGTGATGAACTCAGTGAAAGTTTTGCAACTGCGGGATTGAAGAATTTTTCCGCACTCGAAAATGACGGCAAGGGAATTACCGCAGCATTAACCGAGATTGATAACGGAAAAAGATACTGGAAGATCTGCATCTGGCTTTCGCTGCTTTTCCTGCTCGGAGAAATTCTCATTATCCGCTTCTGGAAAAATTCAGCGATCACAACTAAAATTAAAACTACACCTATAACAAGATAA
- a CDS encoding dihydroorotase has protein sequence MNVLLQNVTIIDPSSPHHDTRTDILIENGNIRQIGKYISPEGITLVKGNDLYAAPGFMDLHAHLRDPGFEYKESLESGAAAAAAGGFTAVLAMPDTFPVVQTKSSVEYILKRSQILPIEIVPSGAISQDLDGKEMAELYDMHLAGAKAFTDGEHPVSNSGLLVRVLMYANNFGGKIHVRCDDRTISHGGQMHEGPMSTTLGLKGIPSLSEELMIARNIYLAEYAGSPIHFMAVSTARSVEQIRSAKKVGLNVTASVNAANLFWTDEMLSDFNTNFKVDPPLRSEEDRLALLEGIIDGTIDCITSGHAPEDVESKVVEFDLAAFGMTALESAFSVANSSGKLKPAHLVRALSLAPRMITGMEIPKIKVGEKANLTVFDPTMKWTFTEKDNKSRSKNTPLPGKELTGKVVGIFCKGKWIMHNEIMK, from the coding sequence ATGAATGTGCTTCTGCAGAATGTAACAATAATAGATCCGTCGTCACCGCACCATGATACGAGAACAGATATTCTCATTGAGAATGGTAACATCCGCCAGATCGGAAAATATATTTCTCCCGAAGGAATAACACTGGTTAAAGGAAATGATCTGTATGCAGCGCCTGGTTTCATGGATCTTCACGCACACCTGCGCGATCCCGGATTTGAATACAAGGAGTCGCTCGAATCGGGAGCAGCAGCAGCAGCAGCCGGCGGATTCACAGCCGTACTCGCCATGCCCGATACTTTTCCCGTGGTGCAAACAAAATCTTCTGTTGAATATATTCTGAAACGTTCGCAGATTTTACCAATAGAAATAGTTCCTTCCGGCGCTATCTCGCAGGACCTTGATGGAAAAGAAATGGCGGAGTTGTACGACATGCATCTTGCAGGAGCGAAAGCTTTTACTGACGGTGAACATCCCGTTTCCAATTCAGGATTACTCGTGCGCGTACTCATGTATGCGAATAATTTCGGCGGAAAAATTCATGTGCGCTGCGACGACCGCACTATTTCTCATGGCGGACAAATGCACGAGGGGCCAATGAGCACCACACTCGGGCTGAAAGGAATTCCTTCACTAAGCGAAGAACTGATGATTGCGCGGAATATTTATCTCGCAGAATATGCAGGATCGCCCATTCATTTTATGGCGGTGAGTACTGCGAGAAGTGTTGAACAGATACGCTCGGCGAAAAAAGTAGGATTGAATGTTACTGCATCGGTCAATGCTGCCAATCTTTTCTGGACTGATGAAATGCTTTCCGATTTCAATACAAATTTCAAAGTGGATCCTCCATTGCGTTCGGAAGAAGATCGTCTTGCATTGCTCGAAGGGATCATTGACGGAACGATCGACTGCATCACCTCGGGCCACGCGCCGGAAGATGTGGAATCGAAAGTGGTGGAATTCGATCTCGCTGCTTTCGGAATGACGGCTCTTGAATCGGCATTCTCTGTTGCGAACAGCAGCGGAAAATTAAAACCTGCTCATCTCGTACGCGCACTCTCACTCGCGCCACGCATGATAACAGGAATGGAAATTCCGAAAATAAAAGTCGGAGAAAAAGCAAACCTTACCGTCTTCGATCCGACAATGAAATGGACCTTCACGGAAAAAGATAATAAGAGCCGATCGAAAAATACTCCGCTCCCTGGAAAAGAACTCACCGGAAAAGTGGTTGGAATATTCTGTAAAGGAAAATGGATAATGCATAATGAAATAATGAAATAA
- a CDS encoding YebC/PmpR family DNA-binding transcriptional regulator: protein MGRVFEKRKHRMFKRYGQMARQFTRIGKEIAIAVKAGGANPDTNARLRIVMQNAKAVNMPKDRVDNAITKAAGKADTTNYHEVIYEGKGPFGTGIMVETATDNPTRTVSNLRVIFNRNGGELGNSGSQAFNFDHKGVFRISTDGKDMDELELTLIDSGLDNIEGAENDNEVYIYCPFGEFGNMQKGLESAGVQVLEAKLMRIANIPIHLSPEQQAEVTKLIEKLNEDEDVQEVYSNVAEE from the coding sequence ATGGGACGCGTATTTGAAAAAAGAAAACACCGGATGTTCAAGCGCTACGGACAAATGGCGCGACAATTCACCCGCATCGGAAAAGAAATTGCAATTGCCGTAAAAGCCGGCGGCGCAAATCCTGACACCAATGCGCGTTTGCGTATCGTTATGCAGAATGCGAAAGCGGTGAATATGCCGAAGGATCGTGTAGATAATGCGATCACCAAAGCAGCGGGAAAAGCAGATACGACGAATTATCACGAAGTGATCTACGAAGGGAAAGGCCCGTTCGGTACCGGCATCATGGTGGAAACTGCAACAGATAATCCCACAAGAACAGTTTCCAATTTGCGTGTGATCTTTAATCGCAACGGAGGTGAACTCGGAAATTCCGGATCACAGGCGTTCAACTTCGATCACAAAGGTGTATTTCGTATTTCTACTGATGGAAAAGATATGGATGAACTGGAATTGACGCTCATTGATTCTGGTTTGGATAATATTGAAGGCGCCGAGAATGACAATGAAGTTTACATCTATTGCCCGTTCGGTGAATTCGGAAATATGCAGAAAGGGCTGGAGTCGGCAGGAGTGCAGGTACTCGAAGCTAAACTCATGCGCATTGCTAATATTCCGATTCATCTTTCCCCGGAACAACAGGCGGAAGTAACAAAACTCATTGAGAAATTAAATGAAGATGAAGATGTGCAGGAAGTGTATAGCAATGTAGCAGAGGAATAA
- a CDS encoding HDIG domain-containing protein → MNRIFSFIRDRHSLLYKGFLFIAALFIMVWFNPGQLHFHYDVEQVRGKKWTHDDLVSPYDFAVSKSNEETDAEQKEIRKKCIPYFRFDTTVAPATEQFFFRLLQDLNAGERKKVITALDEVYSNGIRAVADASGKTIRDKILVVKGNIAEEHRLLEYPDVAEADSIIAHRLGGKTLNIWKSKSENEINANIVFDSTLTNRSLAQQLANISDKRGVVNKDQVIVHRGELVTDNIFNKLVSYREEEKRQGENNWLAILAGRFFLVGFSLFILFRFIRLFRREILGNDSRLLFILLMVVLTVGMSYLPSVIDNLPLLALPFCILPVIMRAFFDTRIALFVHLITIFIISIFLPGDRFHFVFVQLLTGISVIFSIVNMKNRSQLFISVIVVLLSYSLLHFGLLTISEGHISAIDPADFINYSISAVLLLLGFPLIFIFEKLFGFVSDVTLMELADTNNPLLRELAEKAPGTFQHSIQVANLAEEAIRRVGGNTLLVRAGALYHDIGKGDLSVYFIENQATGVNPHDELTFEESASIIIGHVIRGIEKAKAAKLPDQVIDFIRTHHGTTNTAYFLTLFKKNNPADPVDEELFRYPGPIPYSKETAVLMMADAVEASSRSLRKYDGDSIDALIENIIDEQADLKQFDNSDITLKDITEIKKIFKRKLRSIYHVRVEYPK, encoded by the coding sequence ATGAACAGGATATTTTCTTTCATACGCGACCGGCATTCTTTACTCTACAAAGGATTTCTTTTTATTGCGGCGCTTTTCATTATGGTATGGTTCAATCCGGGGCAATTGCATTTTCATTATGATGTGGAACAGGTACGCGGAAAGAAATGGACGCATGACGATCTTGTTTCTCCCTATGATTTCGCGGTTTCAAAATCAAATGAAGAAACGGATGCCGAGCAAAAAGAGATCCGGAAAAAATGCATTCCGTACTTCCGCTTCGATACGACCGTTGCTCCTGCAACAGAACAGTTTTTTTTCCGCCTTTTGCAGGACCTAAACGCAGGAGAAAGAAAAAAAGTGATCACTGCGCTCGATGAAGTTTATTCGAACGGCATACGCGCGGTTGCAGATGCGAGCGGAAAAACCATCCGCGATAAAATTCTGGTAGTGAAAGGGAATATTGCAGAAGAACACCGGCTGCTCGAATATCCCGATGTGGCCGAAGCCGATTCGATCATTGCGCACCGCCTCGGTGGAAAAACGCTGAACATCTGGAAAAGTAAAAGTGAGAATGAGATCAATGCGAATATTGTTTTTGATTCCACCCTCACCAATCGTTCACTCGCGCAGCAGCTCGCAAATATTTCTGACAAACGCGGTGTGGTGAATAAAGACCAGGTCATTGTTCATCGCGGTGAATTGGTGACGGACAACATTTTCAATAAATTGGTTTCTTATCGCGAAGAAGAAAAACGCCAGGGAGAAAATAACTGGCTGGCCATTCTTGCCGGACGATTTTTTCTTGTCGGATTTTCTTTGTTCATCCTGTTTCGTTTCATCCGTTTATTCCGGAGGGAAATTCTCGGCAACGATTCGCGCTTGCTTTTCATCCTGCTCATGGTAGTGCTTACGGTTGGAATGTCTTACCTCCCTTCCGTGATTGATAATCTTCCTTTGCTGGCGCTGCCATTCTGCATTCTGCCGGTTATCATGCGCGCTTTTTTCGACACACGCATTGCCCTTTTCGTTCACCTCATTACCATTTTCATTATTTCAATTTTTCTTCCTGGCGATCGTTTTCATTTTGTGTTTGTGCAATTGCTAACGGGAATTTCTGTCATCTTCAGTATTGTGAATATGAAGAACAGGTCGCAGCTTTTTATTTCTGTCATCGTGGTACTGCTTTCTTATTCTTTACTCCATTTCGGGTTGCTCACTATTTCCGAAGGACACATCAGCGCCATCGACCCTGCTGATTTCATCAATTATTCGATCAGTGCAGTTTTACTTCTTCTCGGGTTTCCGCTCATTTTTATTTTTGAAAAACTTTTTGGTTTTGTTTCTGATGTTACATTGATGGAACTTGCAGACACAAATAATCCATTGTTGCGCGAGCTTGCAGAAAAAGCCCCTGGAACTTTCCAGCATTCGATACAGGTGGCGAATCTTGCGGAAGAAGCGATTCGCAGAGTGGGAGGGAATACGCTCCTCGTGCGCGCGGGCGCACTATATCACGACATTGGAAAAGGTGACCTGTCGGTTTATTTCATCGAGAACCAGGCGACCGGTGTGAATCCGCACGACGAACTTACATTCGAGGAAAGCGCTTCCATCATCATTGGCCACGTGATCCGCGGAATTGAAAAAGCAAAAGCTGCAAAACTTCCTGACCAGGTCATCGATTTTATACGCACACATCATGGCACAACAAACACTGCTTATTTTCTCACACTCTTCAAAAAAAATAATCCTGCTGATCCTGTCGATGAAGAACTTTTCCGTTATCCCGGGCCTATTCCTTATTCGAAAGAAACAGCGGTGCTCATGATGGCCGATGCCGTGGAAGCTTCCTCGCGCTCACTCCGGAAATATGACGGCGACTCCATTGATGCACTCATTGAAAATATTATTGATGAGCAAGCCGATCTTAAACAATTCGATAATTCAGACATCACCCTGAAAGATATTACCGAGATCAAAAAAATATTCAAGAGAAAATTGCGGAGTATTTATCATGTGCGGGTGGAATATCCTAAATAG